From the genome of Mycetocola spongiae, one region includes:
- a CDS encoding glycerol-3-phosphate dehydrogenase/oxidase — protein sequence MQPPASSLLNDAQRARSLARVTEKPVDIIVIGGGITGAGVALDAASRGFSVALLEARDLASGTSGFSSKLVHGGLRYLAKGDLGLAWESALERRYLMARIAPHLTRPLGFLVPRTAGSGRLETALTSLGVRLADLLRRASGLSSAVLPRPRVLGPAATRELIPALPEAGLRGGLLYWDGQVEDDARLVIAVARTAAAHGAQIIRDARVLSCTETTAEFEDTRTGTRHRARARVVINATGVWADTLTPVLGLSPSRGTHLVLDAAALGNPRAAFTIPVPGKFGRFLFVLPQPGGVCYLGLTDEADPRADGYAPHIPEEDERFLLSLLADTLGAELPASAILGRFAGLRPLVGAGGPTADVSRHHLLVDRPGQPIGIIGGKLTTYRRMAEDAVDAAAERLGRRRPCGTRKIVLVGGGAGRGDAADTLARRYGTEATTIRELIRADPGLGEPVAPGVDYRGAEVIFALRAEGAHRVEDILERRTRLAFTPAAARAAEPRIRELLEAARAGD from the coding sequence ATGCAGCCCCCCGCCAGCTCACTCCTGAACGATGCCCAGCGCGCGCGATCCCTGGCGCGGGTCACGGAAAAACCCGTGGATATTATCGTAATCGGCGGCGGGATCACCGGGGCCGGGGTGGCGCTGGATGCCGCGAGTCGCGGCTTCTCGGTGGCGCTCCTGGAGGCCCGGGACCTGGCCAGCGGCACAAGTGGCTTCAGCTCCAAACTGGTGCACGGCGGCCTGCGCTATCTCGCCAAGGGCGATCTGGGCCTGGCCTGGGAATCGGCACTCGAGCGCCGCTATCTGATGGCGCGCATCGCCCCCCATCTCACCCGCCCCCTCGGGTTTTTGGTGCCGCGCACCGCGGGCTCGGGCCGACTGGAGACCGCACTGACCTCGCTGGGGGTGCGGCTGGCCGACCTGCTGCGGCGGGCCTCCGGGCTCTCCTCAGCGGTCCTACCGCGCCCGCGGGTGCTGGGCCCCGCGGCCACCCGGGAGCTGATACCCGCACTCCCCGAGGCCGGGCTGCGCGGCGGGCTGCTCTACTGGGACGGCCAGGTGGAGGATGACGCGCGCCTCGTGATCGCCGTGGCCCGCACCGCGGCCGCCCACGGCGCCCAGATTATTCGCGATGCGCGGGTGCTCTCCTGCACCGAGACAACCGCGGAATTTGAGGATACCCGCACCGGCACGAGGCACCGCGCCCGCGCCCGCGTGGTGATCAACGCCACCGGCGTCTGGGCCGATACCCTCACCCCCGTGCTGGGGCTCTCGCCGAGCCGCGGCACCCACCTCGTGCTGGATGCCGCGGCACTCGGAAATCCGCGCGCCGCGTTTACCATTCCGGTGCCCGGAAAATTTGGCCGCTTCCTCTTTGTGCTCCCCCAGCCGGGCGGGGTCTGTTATCTGGGCCTGACCGATGAGGCCGATCCCCGCGCCGATGGTTATGCCCCACATATTCCCGAGGAGGATGAGCGATTCCTGCTGAGCCTGCTCGCGGATACCCTCGGCGCGGAGCTACCCGCCTCGGCCATCCTGGGCCGCTTTGCCGGGCTGCGCCCGCTCGTGGGTGCGGGTGGGCCCACCGCGGATGTCTCGCGCCATCACCTGCTGGTGGATCGCCCCGGCCAGCCGATCGGCATTATCGGCGGCAAGCTCACCACCTATCGGCGCATGGCCGAGGATGCGGTGGATGCCGCGGCCGAGCGGCTCGGCCGGCGTCGGCCCTGCGGCACGCGGAAAATTGTGCTGGTGGGCGGCGGCGCGGGCCGGGGCGATGCGGCGGATACCCTGGCCCGCCGCTATGGCACCGAGGCCACAACAATCCGCGAGCTCATCCGCGCGGATCCCGGCCTGGGCGAGCCGGTGGCCCCGGGGGTGGACTATCGCGGGGCCGAGGTGATTTTTGCGCTGCGCGCC
- a CDS encoding TetR/AcrR family transcriptional regulator translates to MTAQRTTPGPVADSATGARDLAILDAARGLVIRYGVRRTTAQDIADAAGISRMTFYRAMGSVDSAVLATLTREFRREINAVLASAPAGTARERLVHLGTAGILAFERSELITAVRESDPELLTPYLSDRLGHSQDIVLDAIAGLLAEGVRDGSLSPRPGDELSILLAIQGVAVASRMLRRTGQLDAAIERLGDMLHAYLTRD, encoded by the coding sequence ATGACGGCACAACGTACCACCCCCGGCCCGGTTGCGGACAGCGCGACGGGAGCGCGCGATCTGGCGATCCTCGACGCCGCCCGCGGCCTCGTGATTCGCTACGGGGTGCGCCGCACCACCGCGCAGGATATTGCCGATGCCGCGGGCATTTCCCGGATGACCTTCTACCGCGCGATGGGCAGCGTGGACAGCGCCGTGCTGGCCACCCTCACGCGCGAGTTTCGGCGCGAGATCAACGCCGTCCTCGCCTCCGCCCCCGCCGGAACCGCGCGCGAGCGCCTGGTGCACCTCGGCACCGCCGGAATCCTCGCCTTTGAGCGCTCCGAGCTGATAACCGCGGTGCGCGAGAGCGATCCCGAACTCCTCACCCCCTATCTCTCCGATCGCCTCGGACACAGCCAGGACATCGTCCTTGATGCCATCGCGGGCCTGCTCGCGGAGGGTGTGCGGGATGGCTCCCTCTCGCCCCGCCCGGGTGATGAGCTCAGCATCCTGCTCGCGATTCAGGGCGTGGCCGTGGCCTCGCGCATGCTGCGCCGCACGGGCCAGCTGGACGCGGCAATCGAGCGGCTCGGGGACATGCTTCACGCCTATCTCACCCGGGACTAG
- a CDS encoding FAD-binding oxidoreductase has protein sequence MGANISESIPHSVWWGWGDPARATPLSPEILTLLRERFHYNADAILSPPVALEDVVLGEGALDAESEELLRGIVGAPYISAARLDRVVHAGGKNTPDLLRRRGGDARDAPDAVVYPGSAAEVLAVLALCSERRIAVVPFGGGTSVVGGVEPLRDRFTHLITLDLSRLNRLLSVDPVSRTATFEAGIRGPAIEAALAAHNFTLGHLPQSHQEASLGGYAATRSAGQASTGYGSSDELITGLRVQTPRGELRLGGRAPASAAGPDLRELFLGSEGVLGVITEVTVRISPRVTAKSYGAWAFSSFEAGAEALRRLAQDAPAGDIPEVCRLSDAEETELNLAMSGSSSVRTLRRYLAARGLTHPALALFVWEGSDGRTRSRRRRISRLLRRAGGVWVTAGPAQAWDRGRFGAPYLRDELLGRGVFVETLETAALWSNLAATHAAVSGAIRAALVEGDAPCAIQGHISHLYPEGASLYFTFIAAAESDPFAQYARVKAAASEAIVAAGATISHHHAVGLEHAPYLEAEIGALGVRALAGVKAVLDPEGILNPRKLLG, from the coding sequence ATGGGTGCAAATATTTCCGAGTCGATTCCTCATTCCGTCTGGTGGGGCTGGGGTGACCCCGCGCGGGCCACGCCGCTCTCGCCCGAAATCCTCACGCTCCTGCGCGAGCGCTTCCACTACAACGCCGATGCCATCCTCTCCCCGCCCGTGGCGCTCGAGGATGTGGTGCTGGGCGAGGGGGCGCTGGATGCCGAATCGGAGGAGCTGCTGCGCGGAATCGTGGGTGCCCCCTATATTTCCGCCGCGCGCCTGGACCGCGTGGTCCACGCCGGGGGCAAAAATACCCCCGATCTCCTGCGCCGCCGCGGGGGAGACGCCCGCGATGCCCCGGATGCCGTGGTTTATCCCGGCTCGGCCGCCGAGGTCCTCGCCGTGCTGGCGCTCTGCTCCGAGCGGCGCATCGCCGTGGTTCCCTTCGGGGGAGGCACCAGCGTTGTGGGTGGGGTCGAGCCGCTGCGTGACCGCTTCACCCACCTGATCACCCTCGACCTCTCCCGGCTAAACCGCCTGCTGAGCGTGGACCCGGTCTCGCGCACCGCCACCTTTGAGGCCGGCATCCGCGGCCCCGCGATCGAGGCCGCCCTCGCCGCCCATAATTTCACCCTCGGGCACCTGCCGCAGAGCCATCAGGAGGCCAGCCTCGGCGGTTATGCCGCCACGCGCTCGGCCGGCCAGGCCTCCACGGGCTATGGCTCAAGCGATGAGCTGATCACCGGCCTGCGCGTGCAGACCCCGCGCGGCGAACTGCGCCTGGGGGGCCGCGCACCGGCCAGTGCCGCGGGCCCCGATCTGCGCGAGCTCTTCCTCGGCAGCGAGGGGGTGCTGGGGGTGATCACGGAGGTCACGGTGCGAATCAGCCCGCGGGTCACCGCCAAGAGCTATGGGGCGTGGGCGTTCAGCAGTTTTGAGGCGGGGGCCGAGGCGCTGCGCCGGCTCGCCCAGGACGCCCCGGCCGGGGATATCCCCGAGGTCTGTCGGCTCAGCGATGCGGAGGAGACCGAACTAAACCTCGCGATGTCGGGTTCCTCCTCGGTGCGCACGCTGCGGCGCTATCTGGCGGCCCGCGGCCTGACCCACCCGGCACTTGCGCTCTTTGTCTGGGAGGGCAGCGATGGGCGCACCCGCTCCCGCCGCCGGCGCATCTCGCGGCTGCTGCGCCGCGCGGGTGGCGTCTGGGTCACGGCCGGCCCGGCGCAGGCCTGGGACCGGGGGCGTTTTGGTGCTCCCTATCTGCGTGATGAGCTGCTGGGCCGCGGGGTATTTGTGGAAACGCTCGAGACGGCGGCGCTCTGGTCCAATCTGGCCGCCACGCATGCGGCCGTGTCCGGGGCCATCCGTGCGGCGCTGGTAGAGGGGGATGCCCCGTGTGCGATCCAGGGGCATATCTCGCACCTCTATCCCGAGGGGGCCTCGCTGTATTTCACGTTCATCGCGGCGGCCGAATCCGATCCCTTTGCGCAATACGCCCGGGTGAAGGCCGCGGCCTCGGAGGCCATCGTTGCGGCCGGGGCCACGATCTCGCATCATCACGCGGTGGGGCTTGAACACGCACCCTATCTGGAGGCCGAGATCGGTGCCCTGGGCGTGCGGGCGCTCGCCGGGGTCAAGGCGGTGCTGGATCCCGAGGGCATCCTTAACCCGCGCAAGCTGCTCGGCTAG